The stretch of DNA AATTCGGTTCCTGCCCGAAGCGTACCGATTTTTTATTCTCAACTACGTCATCAAATACGGACGCTATTTCTTTCATCGAACCTACGCCAGCAAGTTGCAACGCGAAGCCTTCGAGACCTATTTCCCATCTATCGAAACCTTCGACGCCGATAAGATTTTACGTCGGCTGGACATTTGATTTTTCACTGTACGGTCAACCGTCTGGCTTCATTTCACGGTACAAATGGTGCCGGTTTAGGCAACAAAAACCCGCATATTTCGCTAAGTTGCATCTAATCAGCCCGTAGCCGAATCATGGATAAGCGCACCTTTCTGAAAACATCGTCGGTTTTGCTCAGTAGTAGTTTGCTACCACGCCTGACGGCCTGCCAATCGCAAGCCGAACCACGCACGAACTGGGCGGGCAACCTAACCTACAGCACCGATAACCTATACACCCCCAAAACGGTAGCTGAGGTGCAGGAAGTGGTGAAGAAATGCGATAAGTTGCGTCCACTTGGCACCCGGCATTCGTTTAATCAGATTGCCGATAGCGTTGATAATCAGCTATCCCTACAAAATCTAAATAAAATAGTATCACTCGACCGCCAGGCTAATACGGTAACGGTAGAGGGCGGAATGCGCTACGGCGAACTCTGCCAGTATCTGCATCAGAATGGCTATGCCTTGCACAATCTGGCCTCATTGCCGCACATCTCGGTAGCAGGAGCCTGCGCCACGGCTACGCACGGGTCGGGCCTTACAAACGGCAACTTAGCCACTGCCGTTACGGCCATTGAGTTTGTAGATGCGGCTGGCAACACAGTCAATCTGTCGCAGCAGAAAGACGGCGACACTTTTCGGGGCGCAGTAGTCGGGCTGGGCAGTCTGGGCGTTGTTACAAAGGTGACGCTGCGGCTGCAACCGACGTTCATGGCAAAACAGGCCGTGTACCGCAACATGCCCATGAGCGCGCTGGCCGATAGCTTCGAGACGATTATGGGCAGCGGCTACAGCGTTAGTTTGTTTACAACGTGGCAAAACGACATTATTAATCAGGTCTGGATAAAAAGCGTAGTAGAAGATTCGCAAAAACCCGGAACCCTGGCTCCTGAGTTCTACGGAGCCAAACTTGCCGACCGAAACATGCACCCGCTTGACGACCACTCGGCAGAAAACTGCACCGAGCAGATGGGCGTACCCGGCCCGTGGTTCGAGCGATTGCCCCACTTTAAAATGGGTTTTACGCCCAGCAGCGGTAAAGAACTTCAGTCAGAGTATTTCGTGCCGGTCGAGAATGCCTACAAAGCCCTGCTGGCAATCAACAGTCTGGGCGCGAAAATAACACCCCTGCTGTTCGTATCCGAAGTGCGGACCATTGCCGCCGATACACTCTGGATGAGTCCGTGTTATGGGCAAACCTGCGTGGCGTTTCATTTTACCTGGAAGCCCGACTGGGCCTCGGTACAAAAGGTGTTGCCACAGATTGAAGCACAATTGGCCCCATTCAACGCCCGGCCCCACTGGGGTAAATTATTCACCATGCCGCCATCTGTATTGCAGGGGCGCATTCAGAAATTAGTTGAGTTCAAACGCATGATGCGGCAGTATGATCCCGACGAAAAATTTCGGAATGCATTCATTAACAATGCGTTATTTAGCAACACATAACACCCGTTGATTCCAACCGTCTAATGCAACTACACGATTTCAAAACCCTTGCCGACTCGTATACTGTTTTCTTTTTCGACGCCTTCGGGGTTTTGAAAAATTATAAAGGTTTAATCGATGGCGTGGTCGACACGTTTGCGTATCTGCGCGACCGGCAGAAACCCGTCTACATTCTGACCAATGATGCCAGCCGAAGCCCGCAGCAGTTGGCCGAATCGTACTGGCGGCTCGGCCTGACCGACATTACGCCCGACATGATTATTTCGTCGGGGATGCTGGCCCGCGAGTATCTGCAACTAAAAGTCGACCACGGTACGGTAGCTTATCTGGGCACTGAAAGCTCAGCGCATTATATTGAATCGGCAGACTTGCACACAATTTCAATCGGCGAACTTACCCTGGAAAACATCAGTGAAGTAAACGCCCTCGTACTGCTCGACGACGAAGGCTTCGACTGGAACACCGACATCAACAAGGCGGTGAATTTACTTCGTCGGCGCAATATTCCCGTCATTGTAGCCAACACCGATGTTACGTACCCTGTTTCGAAAAACCGGCTGGCTATTGCCATCGGTAGTATTGCCGACATGCTCGAATCTATCGTTGGCAAGCAATTCATTCGTTTTGGTAAACCTGATGCTCAACTGTTTATGTTTGCCTACGAACGCGTTCAGGAAGTGTTGCCCGGCATTAGCAAACGCAACATTCTGATGGTCGGTGATACGCTCCGTTCTGACATTGCAGGTGGCAACAAATTCGGTTTAGATACGGCTTTAGTACTAACCGGTAACACAGCGGCCCACGAGGCAGAACTCCGTATTCAGGCCACCGGTATTATTCCAACTTACGTTTGTGAATCGATTCAGTTGTAGATTTAGGGCTAAATTGGAACAAATTACGTGATTAGCTTATCTCTAAAGCTACGGCTTACCAGCTTGCTGGAGCCAAGCCTTTCACAGGTAACTATCTGATTTACAAGGAATACGTTTCTTTTTCAGGGATGACTGGAACGTTTCCTACTCTAAAAAATTGTTTGATAATCCAAAGGTAAATCCCTTTATTTGCGCAGATTTTTAACCCCAACGGACTACGGAAATGTCAGAAATTGCAGAAAAGGTTAAGAGTATTATCGTTGAGAAATTAGGTGTTGAAGAGTCTGAGGTGACGCCCGAAGCAAGTTTCACCAATGACCTCGGTGCTGACTCGCTCGACACGGTTGAGCTGATTATGGAATTTGAGAAGGAATTTAACCTGCCCATCCCCGACGACGAGGCTGAGAAAATCGCCACGGTTGGTCTGGCTATTGAATACCTCGAAAAACATATCGGTAAGTAAACCGTAATCCCAACGGGCTACTCCTAAACCCTCATCTTCATGCTCATTGGGGTTTGGTCGGCCAGTTTATTACGGCCCACACCAAAACCTGCAATGCCATCATGTATTTGGAAGTCAACGCCATTTTGGCGTTGCTTCTGTTTTTTTTATCACGCAGTAAGCCTGTATGACATTCAAGCGAGTAGTAGTAACTGGTCTGGGGGCCCTGACGCCAATTGGTAATGACGTATCTACGTACTGGGACAATTTGGCCACTGGCAAAAGCGGAGCAGGACCGATTACCAAGTTTGACGCAGAAAAATTTCGTACGCGCTTTGCCTGTGAGGTGAAGGGTCTCGACGTTACGCAATTTATTCCCCGGCAGGAGGCTCGTAAAATGGACGCCTTCACGCACTACGCACTTATCGCTACCGACGAAGCCATTCGTGATTCGGGCGTTGACGTAGAAAAAATTGACCGCAACAAGGTCGGAGTTATCTGGGGTTCGGGTATTGGTGGGCTAAAGTCGTTCGAAGACGAAATGATCGACTATGCCAAAGGTGACGGTACTCCACGCATCAACCCATTTTTTATCGTTCGCATGATCGCCGACAGCGCGTCGGGGCAGATTTCTATGCGTTACGGATTTCGTGGTACCAACTACGTTACGGTGTCTGCCTGTGCATCGACCAACAATGCCATTATCGACGCCCTGAATTACATCCGGCTCGGTCGGCTGTCGATGTGCGTGGTAGGTGGTTCAGAAGCGGCAGTTACGAAAGCTGGCATTGGTGGTTTCAATGCCAATCGAGCCCTGTCGGAGCGGAACGATTCGCCCGAAACGGCGTCGCGGCCTTATGATAAAGACCGGGATGGGTTTGTGATGGGCGAAGGGTCGGGCGCACTGATTCTGGAAGAACTGGAACATGCGCAGGCACGCGGAGCTAAAATCTACGCTGAACTGATTGGTGGTGGCATGTCGTCGGATGCTTACCATATTACAGCCCCCCACCCCGACGGATTAGGTGCTTTCCTCGGTATGCAGGACGCCCTGAACGACGCTGGCATTGCTCCCGAAGATGTCGATTATATCAACACACACGGCACCTCGACGCCCATTGGCGACCCGCAGGAACTGAAGGCAATTTATCAGCTTTTTGGCGACCATGCCTTCAAGATGAATATCAGTTCTACCAAATCGATGACGGGTCATTTGCTCGGTGCGGCTGGTGCTGTAGAGGCTATTGCCTGCGTGAAAGCTATTGAGAAACAGATTGTTCCGCCTACAATCAATCTGTATACTGTTGACAACGAGATCGATTCCCGTTTTAATCTGACCCCGTTAACGGCGCAGGCCCGACCGCTTACCACGGTTATGAGCAATGCTTTTGGCTTCGGAGGTCACAATGCGATTATCATTTTCCGTAAACTAAGCTGAGTCGTGCAACTCGCGCTGCCCCGTAGTTGGTATAACCCGTTTGACTGGTTCAGGTCTCGCCCGACCGATCCGCGCAATAATCTGCGCCAGTCTATCGCGCACATTATTGGCCGCTCTCCGTCAAATCTCGGGTTATATCAACTGGCACTGCGCCATACATCGGCCTCGAAAGCAACGGCTATTGAAGGGTTTCGGGAATCGAACGAGCGGTTGGAGTACCTCGGCGATGCGGTATTGGGCATGGTGATTGCTGAGTTTTTATTCAAAAAATATCCGTATAAAGATGAGGGATTTCTGACCGAAATCCGTTCGCGAATCGTGAACCGGGAAACGCTGAATGGCATTGCCCGAAAAATCGGTCTCGATCAGTTGATTGAGTACGATGGCAGTCGTACCCGCAGTTTGCCCGCCCGCACGTCGATGTACGGCGATGCGCTCGAGGCCCTGGTGGGGGCCATTTATTTAGACAAAGGGTTTGGCTTCACACGCCGGTTTATCCTAAAAAGTCTGCTCTCGCATTATGATATTGAGTCAGTAGTACAGAATAATGTTAATTTTAAAAGCCGCCTGATCGAGTGGGCACAGCGGGAAGGCAAAGAGCTGCGTTTTGACATTATTTCCGAAAAAGGCAATAGCCATTTTCGCGAATTCATTGCGCAGGTACTGGTTAGCGACGAGCCGTTTGCAACCGGTAGTGGCTACTCCAAGAAAAAAGCTGAACAGGCTGCCGCCGAAAAAGCACTCGACTTGCTAACTGAAAAACAGTAGCCCATTCTCCACCTTTCCGGTAATATAGATTCCCGTTTCCTGAGTGTCTCTGTACGACAAAATGTCGTGAAATACCAAAAAACACACAGTTTATTTACGTCAATTCGTCCGATTTTCTGTCTGTTTTCAGACTGGTACAAGATTTGAAAATGGTCTGTCAGAATTTGATTAGTCATCTTCTAACGTTAAAACAACAGACTGTTATGAACCCGTTAATGCGCACTGGCAATAATTTGCCCTCGCTGATTGAGAACTTTTTCGGTCGTGACATGAACGACTTTTTCAACTCAAACATGCCTGCTTTAAGCAATGTACCGGCAGTGAATGTGGTTGAACATCAGGATGGTTTTCGCATTGAAGTGGCGGCCCCTGGCTTGAAGAAAGAAGATTTCAAGCTTAACCTAAATCACAACAACCTCACAATTTCAGCCTACCAGGAATCGAAAAAGGAGGAAACAGATCAGGCAGGTGAGAAATACACACGCCGGGAGTTCAGCTACTCATCGTTTCAACGGACATTTACGCTTCCAACGTCGGTAGATGCCGAGAACATTCAGGCTTCCTATACCGACGGTGTGTTGAAAATTGAGCTGCCCAAGCGTGAAGAAGCGAAGGTGAAGCCACCTCGTCAGATCGAAATCGGCTAATCTGGGATGGAACACGGATAGAACGGATTAGACGGGTTTACAGGGATTTTATGTCAACTATTTATCCGCGTAAGCCCGTCTAATCCGTTCTATCCGTGTTCCATCATTTCCCACAAACAACCCCTTGTTAAATTTTGTTAAGCCCTTAGTAGGCTGGATTTTTCGGGCGTGACTTTCCGTTATCTTAACAAACGCACAAAGGTGTGCTTTTACACAAAAAGGCAGCAATTCGATTTCCCATTTAACCATGAAAAGCAACTGGAAAGTTTTAGCGTTGATAGCCATTCTGTCGAGTGCTGTTACGCTGGCCGCTTATAACCTGCTGGGGTTCAATAAGCGGGATGTAGTATTCAACG from Spirosoma montaniterrae encodes:
- a CDS encoding FAD-binding protein gives rise to the protein MDKRTFLKTSSVLLSSSLLPRLTACQSQAEPRTNWAGNLTYSTDNLYTPKTVAEVQEVVKKCDKLRPLGTRHSFNQIADSVDNQLSLQNLNKIVSLDRQANTVTVEGGMRYGELCQYLHQNGYALHNLASLPHISVAGACATATHGSGLTNGNLATAVTAIEFVDAAGNTVNLSQQKDGDTFRGAVVGLGSLGVVTKVTLRLQPTFMAKQAVYRNMPMSALADSFETIMGSGYSVSLFTTWQNDIINQVWIKSVVEDSQKPGTLAPEFYGAKLADRNMHPLDDHSAENCTEQMGVPGPWFERLPHFKMGFTPSSGKELQSEYFVPVENAYKALLAINSLGAKITPLLFVSEVRTIAADTLWMSPCYGQTCVAFHFTWKPDWASVQKVLPQIEAQLAPFNARPHWGKLFTMPPSVLQGRIQKLVEFKRMMRQYDPDEKFRNAFINNALFSNT
- the fabF gene encoding beta-ketoacyl-ACP synthase II, which gives rise to MTFKRVVVTGLGALTPIGNDVSTYWDNLATGKSGAGPITKFDAEKFRTRFACEVKGLDVTQFIPRQEARKMDAFTHYALIATDEAIRDSGVDVEKIDRNKVGVIWGSGIGGLKSFEDEMIDYAKGDGTPRINPFFIVRMIADSASGQISMRYGFRGTNYVTVSACASTNNAIIDALNYIRLGRLSMCVVGGSEAAVTKAGIGGFNANRALSERNDSPETASRPYDKDRDGFVMGEGSGALILEELEHAQARGAKIYAELIGGGMSSDAYHITAPHPDGLGAFLGMQDALNDAGIAPEDVDYINTHGTSTPIGDPQELKAIYQLFGDHAFKMNISSTKSMTGHLLGAAGAVEAIACVKAIEKQIVPPTINLYTVDNEIDSRFNLTPLTAQARPLTTVMSNAFGFGGHNAIIIFRKLS
- the rnc gene encoding ribonuclease III, which translates into the protein MQLALPRSWYNPFDWFRSRPTDPRNNLRQSIAHIIGRSPSNLGLYQLALRHTSASKATAIEGFRESNERLEYLGDAVLGMVIAEFLFKKYPYKDEGFLTEIRSRIVNRETLNGIARKIGLDQLIEYDGSRTRSLPARTSMYGDALEALVGAIYLDKGFGFTRRFILKSLLSHYDIESVVQNNVNFKSRLIEWAQREGKELRFDIISEKGNSHFREFIAQVLVSDEPFATGSGYSKKKAEQAAAEKALDLLTEKQ
- a CDS encoding Hsp20/alpha crystallin family protein, which codes for MNPLMRTGNNLPSLIENFFGRDMNDFFNSNMPALSNVPAVNVVEHQDGFRIEVAAPGLKKEDFKLNLNHNNLTISAYQESKKEETDQAGEKYTRREFSYSSFQRTFTLPTSVDAENIQASYTDGVLKIELPKREEAKVKPPRQIEIG
- a CDS encoding acyl carrier protein; the protein is MSEIAEKVKSIIVEKLGVEESEVTPEASFTNDLGADSLDTVELIMEFEKEFNLPIPDDEAEKIATVGLAIEYLEKHIGK
- a CDS encoding TIGR01459 family HAD-type hydrolase, translated to MQLHDFKTLADSYTVFFFDAFGVLKNYKGLIDGVVDTFAYLRDRQKPVYILTNDASRSPQQLAESYWRLGLTDITPDMIISSGMLAREYLQLKVDHGTVAYLGTESSAHYIESADLHTISIGELTLENISEVNALVLLDDEGFDWNTDINKAVNLLRRRNIPVIVANTDVTYPVSKNRLAIAIGSIADMLESIVGKQFIRFGKPDAQLFMFAYERVQEVLPGISKRNILMVGDTLRSDIAGGNKFGLDTALVLTGNTAAHEAELRIQATGIIPTYVCESIQL